A genomic stretch from Fusarium musae strain F31 chromosome 9, whole genome shotgun sequence includes:
- a CDS encoding hypothetical protein (EggNog:ENOG41), giving the protein MSSIRAIMNPHPRTFIRPQHFRSVQSPIRVQVAAMSAVSNAIVKDHRELKKYYTEVVNSTDHDHQQRFGNQFVWELARHSISEELVIYPAMEKYMGDKGRRLADRDLPALEKALAAHAEDADSLAASFERTRAFVPTRSHPSAGESPPFETVMGLMAAPIDRLADMFRKFPDK; this is encoded by the coding sequence ATGTCTTCAATCCGAGCCATCATGAACCCTCACCCCCGCACGTTCATCAGACCTCAGCACTTCCGCTCTGTCCAGAGCCCTATCCGCGTGCAAGTAGCAGCTATGTCGGCCGTCTCAAACGCCATCGTCAAGGACCATCgtgagctgaagaagtaCTACACCGAAGTAGTCAACTCCACCGATCATGATCATCAGCAGCGCTTCGGCAATCAATTCGTCTGGGAGCTCGCGCGCCATTCCATCAGTGAGGAACTAGTCATATACCCAGCTATGGAGAAGTACATGGGCGATAAAGGAAGACGACTTGCCGACCGTGATCTACCTGCTCTTGAGAAAGCTCTTGCAGCGCATGCTGAAGACGCGGATAGTCTGGCTGCGTCGTTTGAACGCACGAGGGCTTTTGTGCCGACGAGGAGTCATCCTAGTGCTGGGGAGAGTCCGCCTTTTGAGACTGTCATGGGCCTCATGGCGGCGCCCATTGATAGGCTAGCTGATATGTTCCGCAAGTTCCCTGACAAGTGA
- a CDS encoding hypothetical protein (CAZy:GH32) yields the protein MLRFPKLVSQRLVIRRFSFLLSIFYASAVLATPISTRPSYHITPEKNWMSDPQRPFFLGDEWHFYYLYNSNFDISNPGSGGTEWYHITSTDMVHWTRRGVVMEKYKPNPPSGIILGDIETGSAVVDVNNTAGFGQNAVVAIVTQMADGVQQQSLFYSTDNGYSFSPYESNPVMPNPSSTSKPAFRDPKIFWDDKQGHWVMSLAEGDKIGFYTSTDLKTWAYMSEFKPGNTGVDLGTLECPDLYQIDLNGDSTKRTWILAMGANGYRYNRTTGIAYWTGNWDGNGFTATESYPQWMDDGPDFYATVSWENSDNKYGNRYAIAWMNNWEYAASLPYYADFAGQQSLVREIKLKTINGSPTLVSIPIEGYEEIVGSSKSVNDKTITTDPASASLPGGMEQGAYIIRATISKNDGNKGNEVRFVIRFDGDFSTTVGYDFVRSQAFLVRDSDGSATDSMADGPKKAYDTVRTASNPSGGSTVKLVIYVDWNSVEIVVNDGVAVLSGLIYPNEGANGVQVVSDTGSLTLVSFSYAACESIY from the coding sequence ATGCTGAGATTTCCCAAGCTCGTCTCGCAGAGACTAGTGATCCGTCGTTTTTCATTCCTGTTATCCATCTTTTATGCCAGTGCAGTACTAGCTACTCCCATTAGCACCCGACCCAGCTATCACATCACGCCTGAGAAGAACTGGATGAGTGATCCCCAACGCCCATTCTTCCTGGGAGATGAATGGCATTTCTACTACCTATACAACTCCAACTTTGATATCTCAAACCCCGGCTCAGGGGGTACGGAATGGTATCACATCACAAGCACCGACATGGTACACTGGACCCGTCGCGGTGTAGTGATGGAGAAGTACAAACCGAACCCTCCCAGTGGGATTATACTTGGCGATATCGAGACCGGTAGCGCTGTCGTCGACGTAAACAACACTGCTGGTTTTGGCCAGAATGCCGTCGTAGCCATTGTTACGCAGATGGCAGATGGGGTGCAACAGCAATCCCTTTTCTACTCTACCGACAACGGGTACAGCTTTTCGCCATATGAAAGTAACCCCGTAATGCCAAACCCAAGCTCCACTTCAAAGCCTGCGTTTCGAGATCCCAAGATATTCTGGGATGACAAACAGGGGCATTGGGTCATGTCTCTCGCAGAGGGTGACAAGATTGGCTTCTACACCTCTACAGATCTTAAGACCTGGGCTTACATGTCCGAGTTCAAGCCTGGGAACACTGGCGTAGACTTGGGCACCCTTGAATGCCCAGATCTCTATCAGATAGACCTAAACGGCGATAGCACAAAGCGCACATGGATTCTCGCCATGGGCGCTAACGGCTATCGCTACAATAGGACGACAGGTATTGCGTATTGGACTGGGAATTGGGACGGCAATGGCTTCACAGCCACAGAAAGTTATCctcaatggatggatgacgGGCCTGATTTCTACGCAACGGTCAGTTGGGAAAATTCTGATAATAAATACGGTAACCGTTATGCCATTGCCTGGATGAATAACTGGGAATATGCAGCTTCGCTCCCTTATTACGCGGATTTCGCTGGCCAGCAGAGTTTGGTCCGGGagatcaagctcaagactATCAACGGTTCTCCCACCTTGGTCAGCATCCCAATAGAAGGGTATGAAGAGATAGTCGGATCTTCCAAGTCCGTGAATGATAAGACCATCACAACGGACCCTGCGTCTGCATCCCTCCCCGGCGGCATGGAGCAAGGGGCATACATCATCCGCGCCACGATCTCCAAGAATGACGGCAACAAGGGCAACGAAGTCCGGTTTGTCATAAGGTTCGATGGGGATTTCAGCACGACTGTCGGCTACGACTTTGTGCGTTCCCAGGCTTTCCTGGTCAGAGACTCAGACGGTTCCGCGACGGATTCTATGGCTGATGGTCCAAAGAAGGCGTACGATACCGTGCGCACAGCGTCGAATCCGTCAGGGGGGAGTACGGTCAAGCTGGTCATCTACGTGGATTGGAATTCGGTTGAGATTGTCGTGAACGACGGTGTAGCAGTGTTATCGGGGCTGATTTATCCGAATGAAGGTGCCAACGGCGTTCAGGTTGTCTCAGATACAGGAAGTTTGACGTTGGTTTCATTTAGTTACGCGGCTTGTGAGAGTATTTACTAG
- a CDS encoding hypothetical protein (EggNog:ENOG41~CAZy:CBM38~CAZy:GH32) produces the protein MQLQLSLLLLPCMLATASATSYTENYRPQYHFTPAKNWMNDPNGLIYHKGKYHMYFQYNPTGDVWGNMSWGHAVSDDLMRWKELPVALSAFDSPAGSLNEFYYSGSAVSDDAMTSGLGHGKRPPLVAVYTSHYMSDMTLPSNKSVRAGQESQSIAFSTDNGLSWTEYADNPVILEPPSQYADQYLNFRDPFVFWYGPSKHWVMTVSLPNLHKLLIYTSKNLTAWENVSEFGPVNAVGGQWECPSLFELPVDGRKSRTKWVMVIGLNPGGPAHAGGSGTQYVVGTFDGTTFTADANNVYDASAPEGSVVFEDWKETSFAESSWTPTGDFVNQQPSNGQVLTLWEKGDESVGSLTSKKFTVSKKYIAFKIGCCNNPYNPDLYGTTADQETAINLIVDGQVVRSTTGVNGGDVIWASWNVANLIGKTAYIQLVDRATGGWGHLDVGEIVFTDKPLPPRANWVDYGPDYYAAATYNGLSNYERVAIAWMNDWAYAVDIPTSPWRSAMSIPRVLTLETVDGRARLIQKPHPNLQTLESRRMLYKNQWRSLRTGNLTLPVSGKALDITLTFAAGKESKMLGLNLRTDGKKYGTAIGYDFETNEMFVNRESSGDSSFSASFSGIYYAPLPVRDGNVKLRILLDWSSVEVFGGRGEEAITAQIFPPDSSTGVSLFSVGVVKDVKIEVQSVSSAWRGSY, from the coding sequence ATGCAACTTCAactctcccttcttcttcttccttgcaTGCTGGCAACTGCCAGTGCAACATCCTACACCGAGAACTATCGCCCTCAATACCACTTCACCCCAGCCAAAAACTGGATGAATGACCCCAATGGCCTCATCTATCACAAAGGAAAATATCACATGTACTTTCAGTACAACCCTACAGGCGACGTCTGGGGAAATATGTCCTGGGGTCACGCAGTCAGCGACGATCTGATGCGCTGGAAAGAGTTACCTGTTGCCCTCAGTGCCTTCGACTCTCCAGCAGGATCGTTGAATGAGTTCTACTACTCCGGGAGTGCTGTTTCTGATGACGCCATGACTTCAGGTCTTGGACATGGCAAGAGACCTCCTCTTGTGGCTGTCTATACATCGCATTATATGTCAGATATGACCTTGCCGAGCAATAAATCTGTCCGCGCCGGCCAGGAATCCCAATCAATCGCCTTCAGCACCGATAACGGTCTTTCTTGGACTGAATATGCTGATAACCCAGTCATCCTTGAGCCTCCCAGCCAATATGCCGACCAATACCTCAACTTCCGTGACCCATTCGTCTTCTGGTACGGGCCAAGCAAGCACTGGGTCATGACCGTCTCGCTGCCCAACCTTCACAAACTGCTTATCTACACTTCCAAAAACCTGACAGCTTGGGAAAATGTCAGTGAATTTGGTCCTGTCAATGCAGTTGGTGGCCAGTGGGAGTGTCCCAGCTTGTTTGAGCTTCCTGTGGATGGTAGAAAGTCCAGAACCAAGTGGGTTATGGTTATCGGACTCAATCCTGGTGGCCCTGCACATGCAGGCGGATCAGGAACCCAGTATGTGGTCGGCACTTTTGATGGAACAACATTCACAGCAGATGCCAACAATGTCTACGATGCGTCTGCTCCAGAAGGTAGCGTGGTGTTTGAAGATTGGAAAGAAACCAGTTTCGCCGAATCAAGCTGGACGCCAACTGGTGACTTCGTCAATCAACAGCCCAGCAACGGCCAGGTGCTCACCTTGTGGGAAAAGGGCGATGAATCTGTGGGATCTCTCACCTCCAAGAAATTTACTGTCTCCAAGAAATACATTGCCTTCAAGATAGGCTGTTGCAACAATCCGTACAACCCAGACCTGTATGGAACAACTGCCGACCAGGAGACAGCCATCAACCTGATTGTGGATGGACAGGTTGTCCGATCGACCACTGGCGTCAATGGAGGCGATGTCATATGGGCGAGCTGGAATGTCGCCAACCTCATTGGCAAGACAGCGTATATTCAACTTGTCGATCGCGCCACAGGAGGTTGGGGTCATCTTGACGTAGGCGAAATTGTCTTCACAGACAAACCACTCCCGCCACGAGCTAACTGGGTGGACTACGGGCCTGACTACTACGCTGCTGCCACCTACAATGGACTTTCCAATTACGAGCGCGTGGCCATCGCCTGGATGAACGATTGGGCATACGCAGTGGATATCCCTACTTCCCCATGGCGAAGCGCGATGAGCATTCCTCGGGTCTTGACACTTGAAACCGTCGACGGAAGGGCGCGCCTGATACAGAAGCCGCACCCTAACCTGCAGACATTGGAGAGCAGAAGGATGTTGTATAAGAATCAATGGCGTTCACTGCGCACGGGCAATTTGACTCTCCCAGTGTCTGGAAAGGCTTTGGATATAACCTTGACCTTTGCTGCTGGCAAAGAGTCCAAGATGCTGGGCCTGAACCTGCGAACAGACGGCAAGAAATACGGCACCGCTATTGGTTATGACTTTGAAACCAATGAGATGTTCGTTAATCGTGAATCATCTGGTGATTCCTCTTTCAGCGCCTCGTTCTCCGGCATATACTACGCTCCGCTGCCTGTAAGAGATGGAAATGTTAAACTGCGCATTCTGCTAGACTGGTCATCGGTTGAGGTGTTTGGTGGGCGTGGCGAGGAGGCGATAACAGCACAAATCTTTCCTCCGGATTCAAGCACGGGCGTGTCACTGTTTtctgttggtgttgtgaaGGATGTGAAGATAGAGGTGCAGTCGGTATCATCTGCATGGAGAGGGTCGTATTGA
- a CDS encoding hypothetical protein (EggNog:ENOG41), translating to MTSILESLFSLKGRKAVVTGGTRGIGQAMALSLAEAGADIILVQRNERNIESKTLIEKLDRKAFIYTADLSSQEQVENLSKRILADGHDVSILITCAGIQRRHPAHQFPMSDWDEVLQVNLRTVWTLCRDLGSYMLTRKPDSSGHRGSIINVASLVSFQGGLTVPAYAAAKGGIAQLTKALSNEWASHGVNVNAVAPGYVATDMNEALINDEKRAESILSRIPAGRWGCPEDFKGVTVFLAGRGSLYVSGELVTVDGGWMGR from the exons ATGACGAGCATCTTAGAATCTCTGTTTTCATTAAAGGGCCGTAAGGCTGTTGTTACTGGCGGCACGAGAGGCATCGGACAGGCTATGGCTCTATCGCTTGCAGAAGCAGGCGCAGATATCATCCTGGTGCAG AGAAACGAAAGAAACATCGAGAGCAAGACATTGATAGAAAAGCTTGACCGAAAAGCTTTCATATACACTGCGGACCTCAGTAGTCAAGAACAAGTTGAGAATCTCAGCAAACGCATCCTCGCTGACGGTCACGACGTCAGCATCTTGATCACCTGTGCCGGCATCCAACGACGACACCCCGCCCATCAATTCCCCATGAGCGACTGGGACGAAGTCCTCCAAGTCAACCTCCGCACAGTCTGGACCCTATGCCGCGATCTAGGTTCATACATGCTAACCCGCAAGCCCGACTCCAGCGGCCATCGCggaagcatcatcaacgtCGCGTCACTCGTCAGCTTCCAAGGCGGTCTTACGGTCCCCGCGTACGCAGCAGCAAAAGGCGGGATCGCACAGCTTACAAAAGCTTTGAGTAACGAGTGGGCGAGTCACGGTGTTAATGTGAATGCTGTTGCGCCGGGATATGTTGCTACGGATATGAATGAGGCGCTGATTAATGATGAAAAGAGGGCGGAGAGTATTTTGTCGAGGATTCCTGCGGGGAGATGGGGATGTCCAGAGGATTTCAAGGGTGTTACGGTGTTTCTGGCGGGGAGGGGGAGTTTGTATGTTTCTGGGGAGTTGGTTACCGTTgatggtggatggatgggacgATAG
- a CDS encoding hypothetical protein (EggNog:ENOG41), with the protein MSHFKGDDAPCQQHAEDAESQIAKPDLHPRNGDAVAQMIGAQHIEVTEEDNKRLRRKTDKHVLSILVWVYFLQILDKSVLGYGAVWGMREDTNLSGNEYSMVSSMAPIAQLVWLPFSSWLMVKIPHRIFMASLVFGWGAAQTCMAACTTYQGLLATRFLLGLFEAACLPLFSVITSQWYRRAEQPMRVACWYGTNGLANMFAAAISFGLGQINGSLASWRILFLFAGLITVLTAPVVYWVLDNDIPSARFLTEHEKLQTIERLRANQTGTGSRNFIWKQAFEALVEPKTWLFISMALCLNVTAAVTNTFGPIIVGGFGFDKGVTSLLNIPFGAVQLLVIFPASYLAHRYRVKSVFLIAVMLPVLAGAVMLHQLNRDHVAPLLAAYYMLAFLFGGNPLIVSWMISNIAGTTKKSVIMSLYNIGVSAGNIIGPLLFSSKDAPYYKPGLTKTMGITGALIGVILLQLVNLMFLNKMQERKRVKNGKPAKIRDLSMEHHYVASAQDNGEDGLGQNAFMDLTDSKNDEFVYVY; encoded by the exons ATGTCTCATTTCAAGGGCGACGATGCTCCCTGTCAACAACACGCCGAAGACGCTGAGTCTCAGATCGCGAAGCCggatcttcatcctcggaaTGGCGATGCTGTCGCTCAGATGATTGGCGCTCAGCACATTGAGGTCACCGAAGAAGAC AACAAACGCCTCCGCCGAAAGACAGACAAACACGTCCTCTCCATCCTCGTATGGGTCTACTTCCTCCAAATCCTCGATAAATCCGTCCTTGGCTACGGTGCAGTATGGGGCATGCGCGAAGACACCAACCTTAGCGGAAACGAATACTCCATGGTCTCCTCCATGGCGCCTATCGCACAACTCGTCTGGCTACCTTTCTCTTCATGGCTGATGGTCAAGATTCCTCATCGCATTTTTATGGCGAGTCTTGTGTTTGGCTGGGGTGCTGCGCAGACGTGCATGGCTGCTTGTACTACATACCAGGGCCTTCTTGCGACGCGTTTCTTGCTGGGCTTGTTTGAAGCTGCGTGCTTGCCGCTGTTTTCGGTCATTACCTCGCAGTGGTATAGACGTGCTGAGCAGCCGATGCGGGTTGCTTGTTGGTATGGAACTAATGGTCTTGCGAATATGTTTGCTGCTGCGATTTCGTTTGGTCTGGGTCAGATTAATGGCTCGCTTGCTTCGTGGCGCATTCTGTTCCTCTTCGCTGGCCTCATCACCGTTCTTACTGCACCAGTTGTGTACTGGGTTCTTGACAATGACATTCCTTCTGCGCGCTTCTTGACCGAGCACGAGAAGCTCCAGACTATTGAACGTCTGCGTGCCAATCAGACTGGTACTGGAAGTCGCAACTTTATCTGGAAGCAAGCTTTCGAGGCCCTCGTTGAACCAAAGACatggctcttcatcagcaTGGCTTTGTGTCTCAATGTCACTGCCGCTGTCACAAACACTTTTGGTCCTATCATCGTTGGTGGCTTCGGCTTCGATAAGGGCGTTACATCGCTTCTCAACATTCCCTTCGGCGCCGTGcaactcctcgtcatcttccccGCTTCATACCTCGCACACCGATACCGCGTCAAGtccgtcttcctcatcgcgGTCATGCTCCCGGTCCTCGCAGGAGCAGTCATGCTTCACCAACTGAACCGCGATCACGTCGCTCCTCTCCTCGCAGCATACTACATGCTCGCTTTCCTCTTCGGTGGCAATCCCCTCATTGTATCATGGATGATCTCCAACATTGCCGGCACGACCAAGAAGTCGGTCATCATGTCGCTCTACAACATTGGTGTTTCAGCTGGTAACATCATCGGGCCTTTGCTCTTTAGCTCCAAGGATGCGCCGTACTATAAGCCGGGCCTTACGAAGACCATGGGTATTACTGGTGCTTTGATTGGTGTTATTCTGTTGCAGTTGGTCAATCTTATGTTCTTGAATAAGAtgcaggagaggaagagagtcAAGAATGGTAAGCCTGCCAAGATTAGAGACTTGAGTATGGAGCATCACTATGTGGCGAGTGCCCAGGATAATGGCGAGGATGGATTGGGACAGAATGCCTTCATGGATCTTACTGATTCCAAGAATGATGAGTTTGTCTATGTCTACTGA